The following are encoded together in the Chlorocebus sabaeus isolate Y175 chromosome 20, mChlSab1.0.hap1, whole genome shotgun sequence genome:
- the LOC119619272 gene encoding uncharacterized protein translates to MLETYSSLVSLGHCITKPEVIFKLEQGAEPWLGEEWANQCLSDVQTVDIIERSQEIHHRHIWQVAITNSKTSTKETVELGKILNLSLNHIPDVMVNNAHYSGMRPEELNVSQNIHISIEPHEMQAGGKPDARSITGKSLTCHEYFSHHNKIHMEQQLFEYSRQGKAFSTEAEKGHGGKTACTYSERGKSCDKSALICQKINIECCLCGKVFCKKSKLTKHQKIHTGEKPYKCVQCEKSFIKKSYLANHQRTHTLEKPFACTKCEKSFCQKSNLIVHQRIHTWEKPYECHECGETFCQMSAIIYHHRIHTGEKPYGCMECGKTFYQRSALNVHQRIHTGEKPYRCNECGETFYQKSVLTVHQRTHTGEKPYECEECKKTFYHKSALTVHQRTHTGEKPYECEECKKTFYHKSALTVHQRTHTGEKPYECKECKKTFYHKSALTVHQRTHTGEKPYECKECKKTFYHKSALTVHQRTHTGEKPYECNVRKPSTISQPSRYIRELTQVRSHMNVKNAGKLLLRSQSLLYIRELTKEKNPMNVMNVEKHFA, encoded by the exons ATGCTGGAGACCTACAGCAGCCTGGTGTCACTGG GCCATTGCATTACCAAACCTGAGGTGATCTTCAAGTTGGAGCAAGGAGCAGAGCCATGGTTAGGAGAAGAATGGGCAAACCAGTGCCTCTCAG ATGTCCAGACAGTTGATATAATTGAAAGAAGCCAGGAAATTCATCATAGACATATATGGCAAGTTGCAATCACCAACAGCAAAACATCAACCAAGGAAACAGTTGAATTAGGGAAAATACTTAATTTGAGCTTAAACCATATTCCAGATGTGATGGTAAATAACGCACACTATTCAGGAATGAGGCCTGAGGAGTTAAATGTAAGTCAGAACATACATATCTCGATTGAGCCTCATGAAATGCAGGCAGGAGGAAAACCTGATGCTCGAAGTATAACTGGGAAATCTCTCACGTGTCATGAGTATTTTAGTCACCATAACAAGATTCATATGGAGCAGCAGCTTTTTGAGTATAGTAGACAAGGAAAAGCCTTCAGCACTGAGGCAGAGAAGGGTCACGGTGGAAAGACTGCATGTACTTATAGTGAGCGTGGGAAATCCTGTGATAAGTCAGCACTCATTTGCCAGAAGATAAATATCGAATGTTGTTTATGTGGGAAAGTGTTCTGTAAAAAGTCTAAGCTTACCAAACATCAGAAAatacacacaggagagaaaccctataaatgtgtACAATGTGAGAAATCTTTCATTAAGAAATCATACCTTGCAAATCATCAGAGAACACATACACTGGAGAAACCCTTTGCATGTACCAAATGTGAGAAATCCTTCTGTCAGAAGTCAAACCTAATTGTTCATCAGAGAATCCACACATGGGAAAAGCCCTATGAATGTCATGAATGTGGGGAAACCTTCTGCCAAATGTCAGCCATTATTTATCATCACAGAatacacacaggagagaaaccctatggaTGTATGGAATGTGGGAAAACCTTCTACCAGAGGTCAGCCCTCAATgtacatcagagaattcacacaggagagaaaccatATAGGTGTAATGAATGTGGGGAAACCTTCTATCAGAAGTCAGTCCTCACTgtacatcagagaactcacacaggtGAGAAGCCATATGAATGTGAAGAATGTAAGAAAACCTTCTACCATAAGTCAGCCCTCACGgtacatcagagaactcacacaggtGAGAAGCCATATGAATGTGAAGAATGTAAGAAAACCTTCTACCATAAGTCAGCCCTCACGgtacatcagagaactcacacaggtGAGAAGCCATATGAATGTAAAGAATGTAAGAAAACCTTCTACCATAAGTCAGCCCTCACGgtacatcagagaactcacacaggtGAGAAGCCATATGAATGTAAAGAATGTAAGAAAACCTTCTACCATAAGTCAGCCCTCACGgtacatcagagaactcacacaggtGAGAAGCCATATGAATGTAATGTAAGAAAACCTTCTACCATAAGTCAGCCCTCACGgtacatcagagaactcacacaggtGAGAAGCCATATGAATGTAAAGAATGCAGGAAAACTTTTGCTCAGAAGTCAAAGCTTACTgtacatcagagaactcacaaaggagaaaaaccctatgaatgtaatgaatgtggaaaaacaTTTTGCCTGA